Within Deltaproteobacteria bacterium CG11_big_fil_rev_8_21_14_0_20_42_23, the genomic segment TTTGAATCAACACAAAGCTCTTCTGTAAGCCCTTTTGCCTTTGGACCAGAGGTGATATGCTCGTAGTACGTATTTCTGTCATACGTTTCCTGCCAAGTAAAAATTGCATCCAAACCACTCTTCATTAAACGTGCATAATATGTCTCTGGCAGTGGAGTGAGGCAAATTGACAGACGGGCATCTTGATTAATACCTAAAAGTGTCTTTTTTACTGAAGATACCATTGTCGGCAATTCAGAACGAATCAAACCAAGATCATCTCCGGCAGCAAGCTCAAAATGCGTAAAACCCATCTCAGCAAGCAACTTCGTCTCTTTGAGTAAGGCTTCTTCAGAGATACGAAGTCGAATCATTTTAAAATTATCTTTTCGCCAACCACAGAATTTACAATTACTGGAACAAAACGAACTCATTTCAATCGGAACCATCGCAGCAACTTTATTAGCAAATAATTTTTTTCTTAATTTTCGCGATGTCTCTAAAACTATATGGCGCATTTCAGAATCAGGATAATTTCTAATAAAATGAAGCAGAAGAGAAGCGCTTTCAACACTAAGAGGTAAGTTTGTTTTCAATCTCTCCTCTAATATTGTTTGAACAATACTGCTGATTCTTTTATCAAATTTCAGATGCTCTTCAATAGAAGCTCTAGCAACTTCAAAGATTGACTTGTAAAAGTGTTCATCAATAGAAGGAACAGACGTACTGATTATTGTATCAGATGACTTGGGTATAATACTGGATTCCAAAAGACTCAAAACAGCCCTCTCATTTTCTCAGCATCCCCCGATTTTGGACTCTATCGCAAATGAGGAGGGAGCGTTGCACTGAACCGCCACACTGTCAATCACTTGATTTTCCCCCACAATATAACGCACTTTGCACGCCAAGAAAGAAGATGCCAGCAACTACTTGTTTTATTAGGCTTTCCGAACACCCTCACCCCTCCACCACCAACGTCACCGGCCCGTCGTTGGTGAGAGCCACTTTCATGTCGGCGCCGAATATTCCTTCGGCAACGTGCACGCCAAGTTTTCGTAACTCTGCGCAAAACACATCGCACAATGCTTTTGCTTTTTCGGGTTCTTCAGCTTGTTCAAACGAAGGACGCCTCCCCTTTTTTCCATCAGCTGCAAGCGTAAACTGAGACACCACCAGCATTTCATGGCCAAGGTCCAAAGCTGAAAAGTGAAATTTTCCCTCTTCGTTTTCAAACACACGAAGCTCGGCACATTTTTTTGCCAGATATTCTGCCTGCGTTTGCGTATCACCCTTCATCACGCACACAAACAGCAGTAAGCCTTTGCCAATGCTGGAAATCGTTTTACCGTCCACGTTTACAGAAGCTTCTAACACTCGCTGAATCAAAACTTTCATCCTTCCGCTGCTAGAGGATGGAAAAGAAAAAGACAAGACTGAAGGTGAAGTGTCGATTGAACCATCGCACCATCGCCCTATTGCCCCAAAGATTAAACCCTTGATCTTCTTTTCTAAACCTTGCATGAGTAAAAACCAGCAAGAAAGGAGTGCTAATGTATAAAGGGAAAAATATTGTCGTCTACGATCTCGAAACCAAACATACCTTTGATGAAGTTGGCGGTGGACGTGATGCCGTTGAAAAGCTTGGCATTTCTGTGCTTGGCGCCTACGACTACGTCACCGATGAATTTTTAATGTTCGAAGAAAAAGAATTAGATCAATTTGAAAAACGCCTTCAAGACAAGCCGCTACTTGTCGGCTTCAACAACAAAAAATTCGACACTCCCGTGTTGCAACCTTACATGCGCTTCGATTTAAAAGTGATTCCCGAATTTGACATCTTAGAAGAACTTGCAAAAATTCTTGGCCACCGTGTAAGCCTTGACAGCGTTGCATCTGCCACACTTGGAAAAACAAAAATCGGTCACGGTCTCGATGCCATTCGCTATTACCGAAATGGCGAAATGGACAAACTGAAAAAATATTGTCTCGAGGATGTGAACATCACAAAACAAGTATACGAATACGGCGCAGAAAAAAGTGAACTTTTCTATACGCCAAAATTTGGCACCGGAAAATCTCGCGTAGAAGTCATCTGGACCATCGCACATCCTGAAGAAGGCAGCGAAGCCAGTTTACAGCAAAGTTTGTTTTAACTTCTGCAGCTTAAAATTTGAAAAGGGAAATTGTATGAATACATTTTATGATGCCATTGTCATTGGAGGTGGAGCGGCAGGAAGCCAAGCTGCAAGCTTTCTTGCCGAACATAACTGGAAAACATTATTGGTAGAAAAAAGTTTGAAAGAAAGTTTTTTGGGAAGTCACAAAACCTTAAAATTCTACAATAGTTTTCCACAACACATCAGCGGTTACGATTTTTTGCAAAAAGTGTATGAAAAAGCAAAGCAAGCTGGACTTGAACAATTAGACTGCAGCGCTCAAGAGCTTAAAATTGATGCAAACCAATTCACGCTTGGCACCGAGCGCGGACCGCAACATGCGAAATGTGTTATTGTTGCAAGTGGCGTCACCCACAAAGGCAGCTTCGTCGAAGGTGAAAAAGATTTTCTGGGCGCTGGCGTTTTTTACACCATCATCAGTGGCGCAAGTGCAGCAAAAGGCAAAACCATTGCCGTCGTTGGAAAAAATGAAGAGGCTGCAAACACAGCACTGGAGCTTACGCGAGGAGCGCGAAAAATATTTTTCGTTATTCCATCTTCAAAACTAGATGTCTCGGAAGAGATGCAGCAACAACTTACACAAAGTTCAAAAATTGAACTTCTTTTTTCAAGCAGCCCCAAAAAAATTGAGGGAAATGAAGAAGTGCAAAAACTTATCATCTTAAATCAAGGTGCTGAAAAAGAACTTGAAGTAAGCGCTGTGTTTCCAGTTGGATCTAGCTTTGAAGCCAAAACAGATTATTTGGGCTCCACCCTTCAAAAAAGCGAAAAGGGAACTTTGCTGGTTGATGAAAATTTTTCCAGCTCACTGTCAGGTGTGTTTGCTTGCGGAGATGTTTTGTGCGGCACACCACAAATTCCCAGCATCGCCATGGCACAAGGCTTAGTCGCTGGAATCAATGCCCATCAATATTTGCTGTCGTTGTGAAAAACTACCGTGCCATTTTTTTTGATTTTGATGGTGTCATTACCAACACCGAGCCCGTGCACTTTGAAGCATGGAAAGAAGTATTAGCAGCAGAAAAAAT encodes:
- a CDS encoding D-tyrosyl-tRNA(Tyr) deacylase; translation: MKVLIQRVLEASVNVDGKTISSIGKGLLLFVCVMKGDTQTQAEYLAKKCAELRVFENEEGKFHFSALDLGHEMLVVSQFTLAADGKKGRRPSFEQAEEPEKAKALCDVFCAELRKLGVHVAEGIFGADMKVALTNDGPVTLVVEG
- a CDS encoding helicase, with protein sequence MYKGKNIVVYDLETKHTFDEVGGGRDAVEKLGISVLGAYDYVTDEFLMFEEKELDQFEKRLQDKPLLVGFNNKKFDTPVLQPYMRFDLKVIPEFDILEELAKILGHRVSLDSVASATLGKTKIGHGLDAIRYYRNGEMDKLKKYCLEDVNITKQVYEYGAEKSELFYTPKFGTGKSRVEVIWTIAHPEEGSEASLQQSLF